A genomic window from Prunus persica cultivar Lovell chromosome G2, Prunus_persica_NCBIv2, whole genome shotgun sequence includes:
- the LOC18787732 gene encoding ethylene-responsive transcription factor WRI1, producing the protein MKRSPSSCCSSSSSSSSSFAGPETPHLNQAENQKPKAKRIRKNQSNPTEKCQNGTNPNTGGGRRSSIYRGVTRHRWTGRFEAHLWDKSSWNNIQNKKGRQVYLGAYDSEEAAAHTYDLAALKYWGPGTTLNFPIETYTKELEEMQKASREEYLASLRRRSSGFSRGVSKYRGVARHHHNGRWEARIGRVFGNKYLYLGTYNTQEEAAAAYDMAAIEYRGANAVTNFDINNYIDKFKKESEETPPKCFDAGLPEDEKVKHKVQQLQPQQQQQQEQQEEQIVSTQPQYPHLLHCIESNTMDQVMDAADEHKFTWNFLDTGLMAQLPVPDIPLDNKPLELPDLFEDLGFEENFDLIFGAAGDADLGGLMESAGCGVDVGVPRNLEDNGPSSSPSSTTTSISF; encoded by the exons ATGAAGAGGTCACCTAGTTCTtgttgctcttcttcttcctcttcttcatcttcatttgCAGGGCCTGAAACTCCCCATCTGAACCAGGCAGAGAATCAGAAGCCCAAGGCCAAGCGGATTAGAAAAAACCAGAGCAACCCAACAGAGAAATGCCAAAATGGCACCAACCCAAACACAGGAGGGGGCAGAAGAAGCTCCATTTACAGAGGGGTCACCAG GCATAGATGGACTGGAAGATTTGAAGCTCATCTCTGGGATAAGAGCTCATGGAACAACATTCAGAACAAAAAAGGACGACAAg tttatttgg GGGCCTACGATAGTGAGGAGGCTGCTGCTCATACCTACGATCTTGCTGCCCTTAAGTATTGGGGCCCCGGGACAACCCTGAATTTCCCG ATAGAAACGTACACAAAGGAGCTTGAAGAAATGCAGAAGGCCTCCCGGGAAGAATACCTAGCCTCATTGCGTCGCCGGAGCAGTGGATTTTCTAGAGGCGTTTCGAAGTACCGCGGCGTGGCTAG gCATCATCATAATGGAAGATGGGAGGCCAGAATTGGAAGAGTTTTTGGAAACAAGTATTTATACCTTGGAACTTATA ATACACAAGAGGAGGCAGCAGCAGCATATGACATGGCAGCAATAGAGTACAGAGGAGCAAATGCAGTGACCAATTTTGATATCAACAACTACATTGACAAATTCAAGAAAGAGTCGGAAGAAACTCCTCCCAAATGCTTCGATGCTGGACTACCGGAAGATGAAAAAGTAAAGCACAAAGTGCAACAACTACAACCacaacagcagcaacaacaagaacaacaagaagaacaaattGTCTCAACCCAACCTCAGTATCCACATCTTCTGCATTGCATAGAAAGTAATACAATGGACCAAGTCATGGATGCTGCAGATGAACACAAGTTCACTTGGAACTTTTTGGACACAGGATTGATGGCTCAACTTCCAGTTCCTGACATCCCTCTGGATAACAAGCCCTTAGAGTTACCAGACCTGTTTGAGGACTTGGGctttgaagaaaattttgacttgATATTTGGGGCAGCAGGTGATGCTGATTTGGGTGGCTTAATGGAATCTGCAGGTTGTGGGGTTGATGTGGGTGTCCCAAGAAACTTGGAGGATAATGGGCCATCTTCTTCCCCTTCTTCAACAACCAcctctatttctttttaa
- the LOC109947267 gene encoding uncharacterized protein LOC109947267: protein MLEKNPKQWHEKLSETLWAYRTSKREATGMTPDALTYGHDAILPMEIAVQSLRIAHQHGLTGENYSQAMLLELEELDASRIDTLNKLLAGKQAVSRAYNRRVRNKSLKEGEIVWKAILPLGAHIAGYGKWSPTWESPFIINQILGMGAYRLQDRDGVIHTAPINGKWLKKFYLTMWDSQAAQTDPGIEEEQD, encoded by the coding sequence ATGCTGGAGAAGAATCCAAAGCAGTGGCATGAGAAGTTATCAGAGACTTTGTGGGCATATAGAACTTCAAAGAGAGAAGCAACTGGCATGACCCCCGATGCTCTAACCTAcggccatgatgcaattcttCCCATGGAGATAGCAGTCCAGTCTCTTAGAATTGCTCACCAGCACGGTCTCACTGGGGAGAATTACTCTCAAGCCATGTTGCTGGAATTGGAAGAATTGGATGCAAGCAGGATTGacaccctcaacaaactcttagcaggaaaacaggCTGTGTCGAGGGCCTACAACAGAAGAGTCAGAAACAAGAGTTTaaaagagggagagatagtctggaaggcaattctgccccttggaGCACACATAGCTGGATATGGGAAATGGTCACCTACATGGGAAAGCCCTTTTATAATTAACCAGATCCTCGGAATGGGGGCATACAGGTTGCAGGACCGAGATGGAGTTATTCATACTGCCCCAATCAATGGTAAATGGTTAAAGAAGTTCTATCTAACCATGTGGGATTCGCAGGCTGCACAGACAGATCCCGGGATAGAAGAGGAACAAGATTGA
- the LOC109947268 gene encoding uncharacterized protein LOC109947268: MSSPRSRAQSSSTPVPPDYIIGTGIDAHAIEVRSKLHPFAQKNLDENVLHLFENTLVLGPHWFGPVPAEMAELLKKDAEAPLCFESTSALASYSWVSKNLSRSFPSNEVRNSPVKWANWIDRLLPRYGGHWRRAGIYDAILLSKQSINKDENLLAAALCFWNSASNTFDFCVGPMAPTLLDMAQIFGFRPHGRPVDAIGDYHRRRNQEKVATPFTISSSMINQNCSFSNYLKKFSAEKDKDQQHMLFLLYWLNRFILPNRSSAVLLEYRHLAEALHNHTDVGLGSTVLAHLFKNLHTATLENPLNLSAPGAFWMIQIWLQVYFPELRFPDIVLPEDQVLALSLISAEVPKRSIEEYLMLFRHCTKRSAAQWQVVIKRTYPWFQTGFRLFEKEPEDEAARTDFRRKFLSITLPRDLPHGGGKPPNYHLGAEVYHPNFCARQLGCPQLIPLKSCRSCNRASSWRDADDLEVHKDARCAVNKTNNSTDALYPSWEMNSCSSADFDAWWKAKFQGLPASVTALKVLFDGWEN, encoded by the coding sequence ATGTCTTCCCCAAGATCCCGTGCTCAGTCTTCTTCAACTCCAGTTCCTCCCGATTACATCATTGGGACCGGGATTGACGCCCACGCGATAGAAGTCAGGAGCAAGCTTCATCCCTTTGCCCAAAAGAATTTGGACGAGAATGTCCTTCATTTGTTCGAGAACACCCTGGTGTTAGGGCCTCACTGGTTTGGTCCTGTTCCAGCTGAGATGGCAGAATTGCTGAAAAAGGATGCCGAGGCTCCTTTGTGTTTTGAGAGTACTTCTGCCCTGGCTTCTTATTCTTGGGTCAGCAAGAATTTGAGCCGGTCCTTCCCGTCCAACGAGGTGAGGAACAGTCCGGTCAAATGGGCAAACTGGATTGACAGACTTCTCCCGAGATATGGGGGTCACTGGAGGAGAGCCGGGATTTATGACGCTATTCTCCTGTCCAAGCAGTCGATTAACAAAGATGAGAACCTACTTGCCGCTGCTTTGTGCTTCTGGAATTCTGCCAGCAACACATTTGATTTCTGTGTGGGTCCAATGGCGCCAACCCTGCTGGATATGGCccagatttttgggttcaggcCCCATGGTAGGCCTGTTGATGCCATTGGAGATTATCATAGGCGAAGAAATCAAGAGAAAGTGGCCACTCCTTTCACTATCTCTTCTTCCATGATCAACCAGAACTGCTCTTTCTCCAATTATCTGAAGAAATTCAGTGctgagaaggacaaggatcAACAACACATGTTGTTCCTTCTGTATTGGCTGAACCGGTTCATTCTCCCCAATCGGTCTTCTGCAGTTCTGCTAGAGTACAGACATTTGGCAGAAGCACTTCACAATCACACTGATGTGGGGCTTGGGTCTACAGTTCTGGCTCACCTTTTCAAGAATCTGCACACTGCCACCCTGGAGAATCCACTGAACCTGTCAGCCCCTGGCgcattctggatgatccagatctggctGCAGGTCTATTTTCCAGAGCTAAGGTTCCCAGacatagttctgcctgaagaccAAGTCCTGGCTCTTTCTCTGATATCGGCAGAAGTGCCCAAGCGTTCTATTGAGGAGTACTTGATGCTCTTCAGGCATTGTACAAAAAGGTCGGCAGCTCAGTGGCAAGTGGTGATCAAAAGGACCTATCCTTGGTTCCAGACCGGATTTCGGTTGTTCGAGAAGGAGCCAGAAGATGAGGCTGCCAGAACAGACTTCAGGAGGAAATTTCTGAGCATTACTCTGCCCAGAGATTTACCCCACGGTGGGGGCAAACCTCCAAACTATCATCTGGGGGCAGAAGTCTACCATCCCAACTTTTGTGCAAGGCAGCTTGGTTGTCCTCAGCTCATTCCGCTGAAATCATGTCGGAGTTGTAACCGGGCCTCTTCTTGGAGGGATGCAGATGATTTGGAGGTGCACAAGGATGCCCGGTGTGCAGTGAACAAAACCAACAACAGCACGGATGCCCTCTATCCCTCATGGGAGATGAATTCCTGCAGTTCTGCTGATTTTGACGCATGGTGGAAAGCCAAATTCCAGGGTCTGCCTGCTTCTGTCACTGCCCTCAAGGTGCTGTTTGATGGTTGGGAGAACTAG